In Camelina sativa cultivar DH55 chromosome 13, Cs, whole genome shotgun sequence, the genomic window AATGCATCATTACAATCAGACTCCAAAACACCATCAAAGAACCCATATGGACACGCTTCTTGATCCCGTTTTCGTTTCTCCCCAACACAATGGTTCTCAGCTGCTTTACCGTTTTCATCTTTCAAGGTTGAATATTTTGGAATCCTCACAGAAGAACTCAATGAGGGTTTTGATAAATCGGGTTTTGGATTCTGTGGATGTTCCTTCTTAACATACGGAACCAAACTCACGAACTCACCGTCATTGTTAACAACAGCAGCAACTCTACTCTTCAAactcaatttatttttctacaaaagataaaaattctaaattgtAAACGATTCAAAAGAGCATGGATATTTCCCAAGAAGGGTTTGATaagggaagaaacaaaaaaacgaaacttgTAATCATAAGCATTACCTTGAAATACAGATGGAAATTGGGAAAAAAAGAAGCGGGAGGGAAAGAGGATTTTAGGGCAATCTTAAGGTCATGGATTGTCCCGTCGGAGGAAACGTGAACGGTCGTCGATTCGCCGGTAATGCTTCGGACAGAGATCGCAACAGTGTCTCCGCCGCTGCTTCGTCTCTCGCTCGCCATTACCGaacttttactctttttttccttccattaacaaagaaagaagttttTATTTGTGAGACTTTGTTGGGCTTTCAAACCGACATCGTATTGATGGGCTATGGCGCGGGATTTTTTGACACAGGTTAGTGGATTCCGCACGTGCGAACTATTTTTATAATACGATCTGAAATTcggatatattattatatgttcgacggagacatcatcatcatacatgCTCAtaatttgaagaaacaaaaactcgaGTTGCGTTCATTGATTTAGGGGAAACCATAACTTTGTGTttcttctccaatttttttcatGGTACAAATCTAAATACACCTAAAAACACAACCAAGGAGTGACAAATCCTATAAAAAGGTACCTCAAGATGATTAATATGTAAAGGCTAGTGATTGCAGGTATGCTCGTGCTTTAGCAGCTATAGCCAgagattcttcatcttctcgtTCCTTTGCGGTAGTCACAGCTGCAATATAAGCTAATCTTGCTTCTTCCATTTTCCTCAGTTCAGTTTCATCTACATCGTCCTGTTGTTAATGCATTTTGCAGCTTTAGATATTACTCCGggtaaaaagataaaaaaaaaaaaagagagatgatcGTAGTGTGGTTTATGACTTACAAGATATGGAAGATGATCAAATTCATATGGTCTTGCATCATAATCCCTGCCGGTTATCTTGGAATCGGGTTTCGCCAGAGTTTCGAATACCCGAGTGAACGTAGAGATTTCTCCTTCAAGAGTATTTAGCTGTTCTTGAAGCTTGATTGCCTTCGTCCCTGATGTCTTTGCTTCCCATTGAGTCTTCTCAAGGTCAGCTTGCTTGTCTGCAAGTTTGATCTAGTGGAAACAGCGAAAGGAAGCTATCAACAAGTGAGGTAAGTGCAGAAGCAAACTGAGTATTCTCCATTTTGTTTAAAACCAAGTAAACACAAAGGAAAAATCTAAAGACAGATAATTGAAAAAGGCTACCTTTGTGTCCGATAATTGTAACTGCATAGACTTCATCAACATGTCCTTCTCAGCAACCAATCGCTTTGTTGCTTCAAGCTTTTCTTGGATATCGTTTACCTGGTTCTTTGACATTTCCATTGACTTTAAAACCTCTTCTTTCTCCGATAATTTTGTCTCCAAGTCATTCACTTGCTCTCTTAGTCTAGTAAGTTCTTCCTTTTCTGCACCAGCCAAAGCCTTTGTGTTTTCACCATCTTCCAAAGAATTGTTCATAGCAGCATCACTATTGCCCTCAGggtctctcttcttttttcctgGGACTGTTTGAGAACCATTTCTTCCCTTTAGATCAGATACATGCAAATACAAGTGAATAAGTTATACAGCCGAGCATTGGAAAAACATTGAGTAAACATTTGGCAAGGAAAATGAAAACccaaaaccacccaaagaagtTTATTTAACCAAGTTTGAAAACACCAGTGCTCCAAAAAACAGAGATCCATCATTACAAGAATGTACATCtcataataataactaaaaacacCTATAACCCCTTATGGATACACAAATTATGAGTTAAGTCATTATCCAAGCTGATATCAGCTCATACCCCAAAAGGAAAAGATAACAAATTCAAATCATTAATTTGAGTACCCTACCAGTGTTAACCCAACCAAGTCGAAACCAAACACTACAAGCCTTAAATATAACCTATGCAACAGTGTATGGATAAAATGCCATAAAGAGATGTGATAAAGAGATCAAACAAGACAAGAAGATTGACATCTTACCCTTCTGGACAAGGAATCTTTAGAAGGCATCTTAGTGTAGATCATGGAACCACGCCGCTTAAACGAACTCCTTTCTTTATGTTCCTAATAGCGTTCAAATGAGAAGAAAGCtcatcaaaaaatatttcaacctaaaaattaaaatctacaaaCTTATTCagaaatttcagatttttaatGTTCAAATTCATAACAATTTCTCTGACATTTTACACATATCGACATTTTCCCCCAAATGAATCCGTCAAAATTACTgcaaatttctcaaaattaagaaaccaaaTCCGTCTAAAACACTGACATAATTTCGAAATCTCCCAAATGAATCAATCACCAAATCTGCAATCCCCTCGAACCCCAAAGATATTGAGCTCTGATAActcgaaaataaataaaaatctatacCATGTAATGCTCGATAAGGGGAACCATCTCAACGAGATCTTTTAAGAGACGACGATCTAGATTCTCGTTACCGGAGTTAGTACCAGCGACAGATTGGTGAGGAGACAGTCGGAGATCGTCGTCGCCGGCAAGCCACGAGCTATCATCCCCAAATCCAGAATCGCTTTGCAAATCCACGaaatgctgctgctgctgctgctcatacatcttcttcaccttcctcCTCAATAGATCTGCTTCAGTGATTAGGATTAGTCCTCAACAACCCCCAGAGGTCTGACCAGAGAGAGACAgatagacccaaaaaaaaaaaagaagactttggatttttattcaaaataaattcaTTCTTCGAGTCTGAGCTTTTTTGgatctcaatcttttttttttctccaacgTTCATCTGAAACAACCaacttaagattactaatttacCCTCATCATCTTTCACAATTCTCTGGATTTACCCATGACTTTTTGAATTCTTTCCTTTTAAACCATCTCTTCCTTCTTTTACTTCCCTTAATTTTAACTTTTCAACATTGTTATGCTTTGTTTAAGTTTGGAAACTGATAATTAAGAATCATGTAATagagatttcattttttattttttcagtcacCAAATAGTAAATAACAATCATAATGTActtattacttatttatttctttctttttgggcAAACCCAAAGCGGCTAACGATAGCATTAGCATGGTTGAAAGGAAGCCGAGCCAcggtggaggaagaagaggatctACTTTCGCGGAGTTCTATCTACTTTCGCGGAGGATCCGACTATGTCTTTCCCCTTATTACGAGCTATCGTCGGAGGCAATTTttcggaggaagaagaggatccGACTATGTCTTTCCCCTTATTACGAGTTATCGTCGGAggtctatcttcttcttctactttggCTCCCTTCAAGTTAGTTGGATCCATTCTCCTTTCGTTGCCACTAGGAATGTTTACTCNCCTACCAGTGTTAACCCAACCAAGTCGAAACCAAACACTACAAGCCTTAAATATAACCTATGCAACAGTGTATGGATAAAATGCCATAAAGAGATGTGATAAAGAGATCAAACAAGACAAGAAGATTGACATCTTACCCTTCTGGACAAGGAATCTTTAGAAGGCATCTTAGTGTAGATCATGGAACCACGCCGCTTAAACGAACTCCTTTCTTTATGTTCCTAATATAGCG contains:
- the LOC104734828 gene encoding tropomyosin alpha-1 chain-like isoform X1; its protein translation is MYEQQQQQHFVDLQSDSGFGDDSSWLAGDDDLRLSPHQSVAGTNSGNENLDRRLLKDLVEMVPLIEHYMEHKERSSFKRRGSMIYTKMPSKDSLSRRGRNGSQTVPGKKKRDPEGNSDAAMNNSLEDGENTKALAGAEKEELTRLREQVNDLETKLSEKEEVLKSMEMSKNQVNDIQEKLEATKRLVAEKDMLMKSMQLQLSDTKIKLADKQADLEKTQWEAKTSGTKAIKLQEQLNTLEGEISTFTRVFETLAKPDSKITGRDYDARPYEFDHLPYLDDVDETELRKMEEARLAYIAAVTTAKEREDEESLAIAAKARAYLQSLAFTY
- the LOC104734828 gene encoding tropomyosin alpha-1 chain-like isoform X2, whose protein sequence is MYEQQQHFVDLQSDSGFGDDSSWLAGDDDLRLSPHQSVAGTNSGNENLDRRLLKDLVEMVPLIEHYMEHKERSSFKRRGSMIYTKMPSKDSLSRRGRNGSQTVPGKKKRDPEGNSDAAMNNSLEDGENTKALAGAEKEELTRLREQVNDLETKLSEKEEVLKSMEMSKNQVNDIQEKLEATKRLVAEKDMLMKSMQLQLSDTKIKLADKQADLEKTQWEAKTSGTKAIKLQEQLNTLEGEISTFTRVFETLAKPDSKITGRDYDARPYEFDHLPYLDDVDETELRKMEEARLAYIAAVTTAKEREDEESLAIAAKARAYLQSLAFTY